A portion of the Rhinolophus sinicus isolate RSC01 linkage group LG16, ASM3656204v1, whole genome shotgun sequence genome contains these proteins:
- the LOC141569186 gene encoding olfactory receptor 8B3-like, with amino-acid sequence MLAGNDSLVTEFILAGLTDHPELQQPLFYLFLMIYIVTTVGNLGLIVLIGLNSHLHTPMYYFLFNLSFIDLCYASVFTPKMLINFVSRKNIISYVGCMTQLFFFLFFVISECYMLTSMAYDRYVAICKPLLYKVTMSHQACSTLTFAAYMMGFAGASAHTGCMLRLTFCNVNTINHYLCDILPLLQLSCSSTYVNEVVVLIVVGINITVPCFTILVSYIFILTSVLHIKSTQGRSKAFSTCSSHVIAISLFFGSAAFMYLNYSSGSKDLGKISSVVYTNVIPMLNPLIYSLRNKDIKVTLRKALFQIQGRNMF; translated from the coding sequence ATGCTGGCTGGAAATGACTCCTTAGTTACCGAATTTATCCTCGCTGGATTGACAGACCACCCAGAGCTCCAGCAACCGCTCTTTTACCTGTTTCTAATGATCTACATTGTCACCACGGTGGGCAACCTTGGCTTGATCGTGCTTATTGGTCTAAATTCTCACCTGCACACCCCCATGTACTATTTCCTCTTCAACCTGTCCTTCATTGACCTCTGTTACGCTTCTGTGTTCACCCCCAAGATGCTGATAAACTTCGTGTCAAGGAAGAATATCATCTCCTATGTCGGGTGCATGACtcagctgtttttctttctcttttttgtcatCTCAGAATGCTACATGTTGACTTCAATGGCCTATGATCGCTATGTGGCCATCTGTAAGCCATTACTTTATAAAGTCACCATGTCCCATCAGGCCTGTTCCACGCTAACTTTTGCTGCCTACATGATGGGATTTGCTGGAGCCAGCGCTCACACTGGGTGCATGCTCAGACTAACCTTCTGCAATGTTAACACCATCAACCATTACTTGTGTGACATCCTGCCTCTCCTCCAGCTCTCGTGCTCCAGCACCTATGTCAATGAAGTAGTAGTTCTCATTGTCGTGGGCATTAATATCACAGTACCCTGTTTTACTATCCTCGTTTCTTACATCTTCATCCTCACTAGCGTTCTTCATATCAAATCCACTCAAGGAAGATCAAAAGCTTTCAGCACCTGTAGCTCCCACGTCATtgctatttctctcttttttgggtCAGCAGCATTTATGTATCTTAACTATTCTTCTGGATCTAAGGACCTGGGAAAAATTTCTTCTGTTGTCTATACTAACGTGATACCCATGCTCAATCCCTTGATCTACAGTTTGCGGAACAAGGATATCAAAGTTACACTGAGGAAAGCCCTGTTTCAAATCCAGGgaagaaacatgttttaa